A genomic window from Glaciihabitans sp. INWT7 includes:
- a CDS encoding peptidylprolyl isomerase, whose product MSTHTHTATFHTTEGDIKVNLFGNHAPKTVKNFVGLAAGDIEWTHPGTGKVSKDKLYDGVVFHRIIDDFMIQGGDPLGQGTGGPGYNFDDEIHPELTFTKPYLLAMANAGSRGGKGTNGSQFFITTVPTTWLQGKHTIFGEVADEASRDVVKKIEAVKKDRNDRPLEDIVIKSVTIDEV is encoded by the coding sequence ATGTCTACGCACACCCACACCGCAACTTTCCACACCACCGAAGGTGACATCAAGGTCAACCTGTTCGGCAACCACGCTCCCAAGACCGTGAAGAACTTCGTCGGTCTCGCCGCGGGCGACATCGAGTGGACCCACCCGGGCACCGGAAAGGTGTCCAAGGACAAGCTGTATGACGGGGTCGTCTTCCACCGCATCATCGACGACTTCATGATCCAGGGCGGTGACCCCCTCGGCCAGGGGACCGGCGGACCGGGCTACAACTTCGACGACGAGATCCACCCGGAGCTCACCTTCACCAAGCCGTACCTCCTCGCCATGGCGAACGCCGGCAGTCGCGGAGGAAAGGGCACCAACGGCTCGCAGTTCTTCATCACGACGGTTCCCACCACCTGGCTTCAGGGAAAGCACACCATCTTCGGCGAGGTCGCCGACGAGGCATCCCGCGACGTCGTCAAGAAGATCGAGGCCGTGAAGAAGGACCGCAACGATCGTCCCCTCGAAGACATCGTGATCAAGTCGGTCACAATCGACGAGGTCTGA
- a CDS encoding DUF3566 domain-containing protein, protein MSSVAEKLQRKSQRATATKQVRLKLVYVDFWSAVKLSFLIAITLGIILIVASMLVWVVLDGTGIFGKLDSVLQDILNEPTFSVTASFSLAQVGLFAVVVAILNTVVGTALGAITAMLYNFSVRITGGLLVGFTNN, encoded by the coding sequence ATGAGTAGCGTCGCCGAAAAACTCCAGCGAAAATCCCAGCGGGCCACGGCCACGAAGCAGGTTCGCCTGAAGCTCGTGTACGTCGACTTCTGGTCTGCCGTGAAGCTGTCGTTCCTGATCGCGATCACGCTCGGGATCATCCTGATCGTGGCGAGCATGCTCGTCTGGGTCGTGCTCGACGGCACGGGGATCTTCGGCAAGCTCGACAGCGTGCTGCAGGACATCCTCAATGAGCCGACCTTCAGCGTGACGGCGAGTTTCTCGCTCGCGCAGGTCGGCCTGTTCGCCGTGGTTGTCGCCATTCTCAACACCGTTGTCGGCACCGCTCTCGGGGCGATAACGGCGATGCTGTACAACTTCAGCGTGCGCATCACCGGTGGCCTGCTGGTCGGTTTCACCAACAACTAA
- the gnd gene encoding phosphogluconate dehydrogenase (NAD(+)-dependent, decarboxylating), translating into MHIGLVGLGKMGNNMRERLRAHDIEVTGYDRNPDVTDVASLADLVKALPTPRVVWVMVPAGAITDSVVTDLAGVLESGDIIIDGGNSRFTEDIKHAEQVSAQGIEYVDAGVSGGIWGLANGYGLMVGGHKKNIDLLMPIFDALRPEGPREEGFVHVGEIGAGHYAKMVHNGIEYALMQAYAEGYELLDKRDDIIKDVTGTFKAWQRGTVVRSWLLELLVRALEEDPEFTNIEGYVEDSGEGRWTIEEALANAVPVPTISASIFARFVSRQPEGSPAMKAVAALRNQFGGHSVKAVD; encoded by the coding sequence ATGCACATCGGTCTCGTCGGTCTCGGCAAAATGGGTAACAACATGCGCGAGCGCCTGCGTGCGCACGACATCGAGGTCACCGGTTACGACCGCAACCCCGATGTGACGGACGTCGCGAGTCTCGCCGACCTGGTGAAGGCCCTTCCCACGCCGCGCGTCGTCTGGGTGATGGTGCCGGCCGGCGCTATCACCGACTCGGTGGTCACCGACTTGGCCGGGGTGCTCGAATCCGGCGACATCATCATCGACGGTGGCAATTCGCGCTTCACGGAAGACATCAAGCACGCCGAGCAGGTCTCGGCACAGGGAATCGAGTACGTGGATGCCGGTGTCTCCGGGGGTATCTGGGGATTGGCGAACGGGTACGGCCTGATGGTGGGCGGTCACAAGAAGAACATCGACCTGTTGATGCCGATCTTCGATGCCCTTCGACCGGAAGGCCCGCGCGAAGAGGGATTCGTGCACGTGGGCGAAATCGGTGCCGGACACTACGCGAAGATGGTGCACAACGGCATCGAGTATGCGTTGATGCAGGCCTACGCCGAGGGCTATGAGCTGCTCGACAAGCGCGACGACATCATCAAGGACGTCACCGGCACATTCAAGGCCTGGCAGCGCGGAACCGTGGTGCGTTCCTGGCTTCTGGAACTGCTCGTGCGCGCCCTGGAGGAAGACCCGGAGTTCACCAACATCGAAGGCTATGTGGAGGATTCTGGAGAGGGTCGTTGGACCATCGAGGAAGCACTCGCCAACGCCGTTCCGGTTCCGACCATCAGTGCGTCGATCTTCGCGCGATTCGTGTCACGCCAGCCGGAGGGTTCTCCCGCCATGAAGGCCGTTGCCGCGCTGCGCAACCAGTTCGGCGGGCATTCGGTCAAAGCCGTCGACTGA
- the recF gene encoding DNA replication/repair protein RecF — MIVTHLSLTDFRNYSSAEVALSAGANLFVGSNGQGKTNLVESLAYLSTLGSHRVSMDHAMIRQGTDSAIIRARLENGERQILAEVQLNRSAPNRAQINRSVIKTRELPRYFSSVLFAPEDLALIRGDPAGRRRFLDELLVLRSPRISGVIADYDRVVRQRNTLLKSARASGVRGDKLSTLDIWDERLVALGSQLIEARTTLVAELSPEVAAAYTSVAGEDHKAGLANQLSIFAAGSAPDSAGEEDVEPGGSSRGIISAGEAAVSFRNTLAHRRRSELERGITLVGPHRDDLVLELNSLPARGYASHGESWSFALALKLASAILLRRESSTGDPVLMLDDVFAELDASRRARLAAAVRDFEQVLITAAVFEDVPQELTGNTVHISRGTIVEAAAP; from the coding sequence GTGATCGTCACCCACCTCAGCCTCACCGATTTTCGCAACTACAGTTCCGCGGAGGTCGCCCTCTCCGCCGGAGCCAACCTGTTCGTCGGCAGCAACGGGCAGGGCAAGACCAACCTGGTCGAGTCCCTCGCCTACCTCAGCACCCTCGGGTCGCATCGGGTGTCGATGGACCACGCCATGATCCGGCAGGGGACCGACTCCGCGATCATCCGCGCCCGCCTCGAGAACGGCGAGCGACAGATCCTCGCTGAGGTGCAACTCAACAGATCGGCGCCCAACCGCGCCCAGATCAACCGTTCGGTGATCAAGACTCGGGAGCTGCCCCGCTATTTCTCCAGCGTGTTGTTCGCCCCGGAGGATCTGGCGCTGATCAGAGGGGATCCGGCAGGGCGGAGGAGATTCCTCGACGAGCTCCTCGTGTTGCGGTCGCCCCGCATCTCGGGAGTGATCGCCGACTACGACCGGGTGGTGCGACAGCGCAACACGCTGCTCAAGTCCGCCAGGGCTTCCGGAGTGCGTGGAGACAAGCTCTCCACCCTCGACATCTGGGATGAACGTCTGGTCGCGCTCGGGTCGCAACTGATCGAAGCCCGAACGACTCTCGTCGCGGAGTTGTCGCCCGAGGTCGCGGCCGCATACACGTCAGTCGCGGGCGAGGATCACAAGGCGGGTCTGGCCAACCAACTCAGCATCTTCGCGGCGGGTTCCGCCCCCGATAGTGCGGGAGAAGAGGACGTCGAACCGGGCGGATCGAGTCGGGGCATCATCTCGGCAGGTGAAGCCGCTGTCTCGTTCCGCAACACGCTCGCGCACCGGCGCCGCAGCGAACTGGAGCGGGGGATCACCCTGGTGGGGCCACACCGCGACGATCTGGTGCTCGAACTCAACTCCCTGCCCGCGCGCGGCTACGCCAGCCATGGGGAATCGTGGTCGTTCGCTCTCGCTCTGAAGCTCGCGTCGGCCATTCTGCTGAGGCGGGAGTCGTCCACGGGAGATCCGGTTCTCATGCTCGATGATGTCTTCGCCGAACTAGATGCCTCGCGACGCGCTCGCCTGGCCGCTGCCGTGCGGGACTTCGAGCAGGTTCTCATCACCGCCGCGGTGTTCGAGGATGTTCCGCAGGAGCTCACCGGCAACACCGTGCATATCTCGCGGGGCACCATCGTCGAGGCGGCTGCACCGTGA
- a CDS encoding cell division protein CrgA, with amino-acid sequence MARSTPRTKAVASETNRSGDDAPNPVWFKPIMFGLMLIGLAWIIVFYVSQGTLPVPQFDQWNILIGFGILFVGFLMTTRWR; translated from the coding sequence ATGGCAAGATCCACTCCGCGCACCAAGGCCGTTGCTTCCGAAACGAATCGTTCGGGGGACGACGCTCCGAACCCGGTCTGGTTCAAACCGATCATGTTCGGTCTCATGCTCATCGGCCTCGCCTGGATCATCGTCTTCTACGTGAGCCAGGGCACTCTTCCCGTTCCGCAGTTCGACCAGTGGAACATCCTCATCGGCTTCGGAATCCTCTTCGTGGGCTTCCTGATGACCACTCGCTGGCGCTGA
- the dnaN gene encoding DNA polymerase III subunit beta codes for MKFQVNRDVFSEAVSFAVKLLPQRTTLPILSGVLIETTETGLTLSSFDYEVSAQTEIAADITEQGKILVSGRLLADIASRLPNAPVQFSTEEGRISVTCGPAKFTLLSMPVEEYPTLPQVSAQSGLLPADAFATAVAQVAVAASRDDVTPVITGVQLEVSENSLTMVATDRYRVAVRAIDWDSGETGSTETLTALVPARTLQEIGKTFGHSGTISVAITNTDDRELIAFRADRKTVTSLLIKGNFPPVKRLFPETVDNYAVINTAELIEAVRRVSLVLEREAALRFTFTIDGVTLEAIGSEQAQASESIDAHLSGGDTVVSLKPAFLLDGLGAVHSEFVRISFTKTENPNKPGPVLITSQSSKDQPGADNYKYLLQPNLLLR; via the coding sequence ATGAAGTTCCAGGTCAATCGCGACGTCTTCAGTGAAGCCGTCTCCTTTGCGGTGAAACTCCTGCCCCAGCGCACGACCCTGCCGATCCTCAGCGGCGTGCTCATCGAGACCACCGAGACCGGCCTCACGCTCTCGTCGTTCGACTACGAGGTATCCGCGCAGACGGAGATCGCGGCTGACATTACGGAACAGGGCAAGATCCTGGTCTCCGGGCGACTTCTAGCCGATATCGCCAGCCGCCTTCCCAATGCTCCGGTGCAGTTCTCGACCGAGGAAGGACGCATCTCGGTCACCTGCGGACCGGCGAAATTCACACTTCTCAGCATGCCGGTGGAGGAGTATCCCACCCTGCCGCAGGTCTCCGCACAATCGGGACTGCTGCCGGCAGACGCCTTCGCGACCGCCGTTGCCCAGGTCGCGGTCGCGGCATCCCGTGACGATGTGACTCCGGTGATCACCGGGGTGCAGCTCGAGGTGTCCGAGAACAGCCTGACAATGGTGGCCACCGACCGCTACCGCGTTGCGGTGCGTGCCATCGATTGGGATTCCGGAGAGACCGGATCGACCGAGACTCTCACCGCCCTGGTTCCGGCGCGCACGCTGCAGGAGATCGGCAAGACCTTCGGCCACAGCGGCACGATCTCTGTGGCGATCACCAACACCGACGATCGTGAGCTCATCGCCTTCCGCGCCGATCGAAAGACCGTCACATCCTTGCTGATCAAAGGCAACTTCCCACCGGTCAAACGGCTTTTTCCGGAGACTGTGGACAACTACGCGGTCATCAACACGGCCGAACTCATCGAAGCAGTGAGGCGGGTGTCCCTCGTGCTCGAACGAGAGGCAGCCCTCCGCTTCACCTTCACGATCGACGGAGTAACCCTCGAGGCCATCGGATCGGAACAGGCTCAGGCCTCCGAGTCCATCGATGCGCACCTCAGTGGAGGAGACACGGTGGTCTCTCTCAAGCCGGCCTTCCTGCTCGACGGTCTCGGAGCTGTGCACTCCGAATTCGTGCGGATCTCCTTCACCAAGACCGAGAATCCCAACAAGCCGGGACCGGTGCTGATCACGAGTCAGTCGTCTAAGGACCAGCCGGGCGCGGATAATTACAAGTACCTCCTGCAGCCCAACCTGCTGCTCAGGTAA
- the gyrA gene encoding DNA gyrase subunit A: MADVTPPDDAEPQIAGREIDLAHDKITQVDLQLEMQRSYLDYAMSVIVGRALPEVRDGLKPVHRRVIYAMYDGGYRPDKGFSKCTRVIGDVMGQFHPHGDSSVYDALVRLVQPWSLRYPLALGQGNFGSPGNDGAAAHRYTETKMAPLAMEMVRDIEEETVDFQDNYDGRTQEPFVLPSRFPNLLVNGSVGIAVGMATNIPPHNLREVGEGALWHLANPDASQEELVEALIQRIKGPDFPTGAQILGLKGIQDAYRTGRGSITMRAVVNVEELQGRTCLVVTELPYQVNPDNLALKIAELVKEQKITGIADIRDETSGRTGQRLVIVLKRDAVAKVVLNNLYKHTQLQENFGANMLAIVDGIPRTLAIDGFITAWSDHQIDVIVRRTAFRLRRHEERAHILRGYLKALDALDEVIALIRRSATVEDARDGLMTLLEIDEQQARAILEMQLRRLAALERQKIIEEAEKIELEIADFKAILASPQRQRDIVSEELTELIAKYGDDRRTEIMFGFDGDMNVEDLIPEEEMVITVTRGGYIKRTRSDNYRSQHRGGKGVKGAQLRADDVVEHFFVTTTHHWLLFFTNKGRVYRAKAYEVQEGGRDTKGQHVANLLALQPDEEIAQILDIRDYQVAKYLALATRGGLVKKTLLSEYDTNRTGGIIAINLREDDELVSAMLVEEDSDLLLVSRKGMSIRFTASDDALRPMGRATSGVIGMHFRDEDTLLDASVVADTGFVFVVTEGGFAKRTAADQYRVQNRGGLGIKVAKLQEARGDLAGALIVEDDDEVLVVLASGKVVRSSVAEVPAKGRDTMGVVFARFADDDKIIAVAKNSERNLEAEGLDVPDEEQPAGEIQTGKDESVDE; this comes from the coding sequence ATGGCTGATGTAACACCCCCGGACGACGCGGAGCCGCAGATCGCGGGCCGCGAGATCGACCTCGCCCACGACAAGATTACGCAGGTCGACCTCCAGCTCGAGATGCAGCGCTCCTACCTCGACTACGCGATGAGCGTGATCGTCGGGCGCGCCCTTCCCGAGGTGCGCGACGGCCTGAAGCCGGTGCACCGACGCGTGATCTACGCGATGTACGACGGCGGCTACCGCCCGGACAAGGGATTCTCCAAGTGCACCCGCGTCATCGGCGACGTCATGGGGCAGTTCCACCCGCACGGCGACTCCTCGGTCTACGACGCCCTCGTGCGACTCGTGCAGCCGTGGAGCCTCCGCTATCCGCTGGCTCTCGGCCAGGGCAACTTCGGATCTCCCGGAAACGACGGTGCCGCGGCGCATCGATACACCGAGACAAAGATGGCCCCGCTCGCGATGGAGATGGTGCGGGACATCGAGGAAGAGACCGTCGACTTCCAGGACAACTACGACGGTCGCACCCAGGAGCCCTTCGTGCTCCCGAGCCGCTTTCCGAACCTGCTCGTCAATGGTTCGGTGGGAATCGCTGTCGGCATGGCCACCAACATCCCCCCGCACAACCTCCGTGAGGTCGGCGAGGGCGCACTCTGGCACCTGGCCAATCCGGATGCCTCGCAGGAGGAGCTCGTCGAAGCGCTCATCCAGCGCATCAAGGGACCGGACTTCCCCACCGGAGCGCAGATCCTCGGCCTCAAAGGCATCCAGGACGCGTACCGCACGGGACGTGGATCGATCACGATGCGCGCGGTCGTCAACGTGGAGGAGCTCCAGGGTCGCACCTGCCTCGTGGTGACGGAGCTGCCGTACCAGGTGAACCCCGACAATCTCGCGCTCAAGATCGCGGAGCTGGTGAAGGAGCAGAAGATCACGGGCATCGCGGACATCCGCGACGAGACCTCCGGCCGCACCGGCCAGCGACTCGTGATCGTGCTGAAGCGCGACGCCGTGGCGAAGGTCGTGCTCAACAACCTCTACAAGCACACCCAACTGCAGGAGAACTTCGGCGCGAACATGCTCGCGATCGTGGACGGGATCCCACGCACGCTCGCCATCGACGGGTTCATCACGGCGTGGAGCGACCACCAGATCGACGTGATCGTGCGCCGCACCGCGTTCCGGCTGCGCCGGCACGAAGAGCGCGCCCACATCCTGCGCGGATATCTCAAGGCCCTCGATGCGCTCGACGAGGTCATCGCGTTGATCCGTCGTTCGGCGACCGTCGAGGATGCCCGCGACGGGCTCATGACGCTGCTCGAGATCGACGAACAGCAGGCCCGTGCCATCCTCGAGATGCAGTTGCGCCGCCTCGCCGCACTCGAGCGCCAGAAGATCATCGAGGAGGCCGAGAAGATCGAACTCGAGATCGCGGACTTCAAGGCGATCCTGGCGAGCCCGCAGCGCCAGCGCGACATCGTGAGCGAGGAGCTCACGGAGCTCATCGCGAAGTACGGGGACGACCGTCGCACCGAGATCATGTTCGGTTTCGACGGCGACATGAACGTGGAAGACCTCATCCCCGAAGAGGAGATGGTGATCACCGTCACCCGCGGTGGCTACATCAAGCGCACGCGAAGCGACAACTACCGCAGCCAGCACCGGGGCGGCAAGGGCGTCAAGGGCGCACAGCTGCGCGCGGATGACGTGGTGGAGCACTTCTTCGTCACGACCACCCACCACTGGCTGCTGTTCTTCACGAACAAGGGTCGGGTCTATCGCGCGAAGGCCTACGAGGTGCAGGAGGGCGGCCGCGACACCAAGGGCCAGCACGTCGCGAACCTGCTCGCCCTGCAGCCGGATGAAGAGATCGCACAGATCCTGGATATCCGCGACTACCAGGTGGCCAAGTACCTTGCCCTGGCCACCCGCGGGGGGTTGGTGAAGAAGACCCTGCTGTCGGAATACGACACCAACCGCACCGGCGGCATCATCGCGATCAACCTCCGCGAAGACGACGAACTCGTCTCGGCGATGCTCGTGGAAGAGGACTCGGACCTGCTGCTCGTCTCCCGCAAGGGCATGTCCATCCGCTTCACCGCCTCCGATGACGCGCTGCGACCGATGGGCCGCGCCACCTCCGGCGTGATCGGAATGCACTTCCGCGACGAGGACACCCTGCTCGATGCATCCGTCGTCGCGGACACCGGATTCGTCTTCGTGGTGACCGAAGGCGGGTTCGCCAAGCGCACCGCCGCGGACCAGTACCGGGTGCAGAATCGCGGCGGACTCGGCATCAAGGTGGCCAAGCTGCAGGAAGCCCGCGGGGATCTCGCCGGTGCGCTCATCGTCGAGGATGACGACGAGGTGCTTGTGGTTCTGGCCAGTGGCAAGGTGGTACGCTCGTCTGTCGCCGAGGTGCCGGCCAAGGGTCGTGACACTATGGGCGTAGTCTTCGCACGTTTCGCGGACGACGACAAGATCATCGCAGTCGCGAAGAACAGTGAACGCAATCTGGAAGCCGAAGGTCTGGATGTTCCCGATGAGGAGCAGCCGGCCGGAGAAATCCAGACCGGAAAGGACGAGTCCGTAGATGAGTAG
- a CDS encoding rhomboid family intramembrane serine protease, with amino-acid sequence MRESRQSAPRTKPAVVTSVRRMAQPGAPLVTYVIMALCVIVFAAEALTGQLVGRGSPIVSALLYYPPYTSIEPWRMLTSLFVHGSIIHILFNMYSLFVLGPELERLVGRWRFLALFLLSGFGGSVAVLLSSPGSAVIGASGAIFGLFGAYFVIARHLGGNSRQLIIVIVINLVIGFIVPGIAWQAHVGGLLVGALVAFLLVRTRDRSRRGIQVVSLAGVFVVLIGATFAGVQLIGA; translated from the coding sequence ATGCGCGAGTCGCGGCAGAGTGCCCCGCGCACGAAGCCTGCCGTCGTCACCTCGGTGCGTCGAATGGCTCAGCCCGGGGCTCCGCTCGTCACGTATGTGATCATGGCACTCTGCGTGATCGTGTTCGCGGCCGAGGCACTCACCGGCCAGCTCGTCGGGCGGGGCAGCCCGATCGTCAGTGCATTGCTGTACTACCCCCCGTACACGTCGATCGAGCCGTGGCGGATGCTGACGTCCCTGTTCGTGCACGGATCGATCATCCACATCCTCTTCAACATGTATTCGCTTTTCGTGCTCGGACCGGAGCTCGAACGGCTGGTGGGGCGATGGCGCTTCCTTGCGCTGTTCCTGTTGAGCGGATTCGGCGGCTCCGTGGCTGTGCTGCTCAGCAGTCCGGGCTCGGCGGTCATCGGGGCATCCGGCGCGATCTTCGGACTGTTCGGTGCCTACTTCGTGATCGCCCGCCACCTCGGCGGCAACAGCCGTCAGCTCATCATCGTGATCGTGATCAACCTGGTGATCGGTTTCATCGTGCCGGGTATCGCCTGGCAGGCACACGTGGGCGGGCTGCTCGTCGGAGCACTCGTCGCCTTCCTCCTGGTGCGCACCCGCGACCGCAGCCGGCGAGGCATCCAAGTGGTCTCACTCGCCGGGGTCTTCGTGGTGTTGATCGGGGCGACCTTCGCCGGCGTGCAGCTCATCGGCGCATGA
- a CDS encoding DUF721 domain-containing protein, giving the protein MKDMADAPEESEPVSVYLRFRRVFGDGSSRSADARKRAKKEPGSTIPFGGGRDPEGLGAVMDSLTSKLGWSSPLARSELLASWLEIAGADTAEHSAPVGIEEGVLTVKCDSTAWATQLRLMRVQIMSRIVARYPDAGIDSVRFEGPGAPSWKRGPRSIPGRGPRDTYG; this is encoded by the coding sequence ATGAAGGACATGGCGGATGCTCCGGAGGAATCCGAGCCGGTATCGGTGTACCTGCGGTTTCGTCGCGTCTTCGGTGATGGCTCGAGCAGATCCGCCGACGCACGCAAGCGGGCGAAGAAGGAGCCCGGGTCGACGATCCCCTTCGGAGGAGGGCGCGATCCGGAAGGACTCGGTGCAGTCATGGACTCGCTGACCTCGAAACTGGGGTGGAGCTCGCCGTTGGCGCGCTCGGAGTTGCTGGCATCGTGGCTGGAGATCGCGGGAGCCGACACTGCAGAGCACTCGGCGCCGGTCGGAATCGAGGAGGGTGTTCTTACCGTCAAGTGTGACTCGACCGCCTGGGCGACCCAGCTTCGGCTCATGCGTGTGCAGATCATGAGTCGCATCGTCGCGAGGTATCCGGATGCCGGCATCGACTCGGTGCGATTCGAAGGACCGGGTGCCCCCTCCTGGAAACGCGGCCCCAGATCAATCCCAGGGCGTGGTCCGCGCGATACTTACGGTTGA
- the gyrB gene encoding DNA topoisomerase (ATP-hydrolyzing) subunit B: MAANRSNSESEDSYGADQIQVLEGLEAVRKRPGMYIGSTGPRGLHHLVYEVVDNSVDEALAGYCDTILITMLKNGGIRVVDNGRGIPVDLNKQENKSTVEVVMTILHAGGKFGGGGYTVSGGLHGVGISVVNALSREVDTEVRRQGHVWRMSFNNGVPTGPLTQGEATDETGTTQTFWPSPETFETVVFDYETLRARFQQMAFLNKGLAITLTDERELESDETVSVTYMYEKGLVDYVEYLNSAKKVEVVHPDVISFELEDKELKISLEVAMQWTTSYQESVHTYANTINTHEGGTHEEGFRAALTTLVNKYAREKGIIKEKDENLTGDDVREGLTAVISVKLAEPQFEGQTKTKLGNTIAKSFVQRVAGDQLGDWFDRNPTQARDVIRKAIQASAARLAARKAREQTRRKGLLESGGMPGKLRDCSSNDPSLSEIFMVEGDSAGGSAVQGRNPEFQAILPLRGKILNVEKARLDRALANNEVQAMITAFGAGVGEDFNPEKARYHKIVLMADADVDGQHITTLLLTLLFRYMRPLIDLGYVYLAQPPLYRLKWTNSPHEYVYSDREKDALLAAGSAAGKRMPKDSGVQRYKGLGEMDYKELWETTMDPVTRTLLQVTLDDAAAADEIFSTLMGEDVESRRSFIQKNAKDVRFLDI, from the coding sequence ATGGCAGCGAACCGCTCGAATTCCGAATCTGAAGACAGCTACGGAGCAGATCAGATCCAGGTGCTCGAGGGACTCGAGGCGGTGCGCAAACGTCCCGGCATGTACATCGGCTCCACCGGTCCTCGCGGCCTGCACCACCTCGTGTACGAAGTGGTCGACAACTCCGTCGACGAGGCACTCGCCGGGTACTGCGACACCATCCTCATCACCATGTTGAAGAACGGTGGCATCCGTGTCGTCGATAACGGCCGCGGCATCCCGGTCGATCTCAACAAACAGGAGAACAAGTCGACCGTCGAGGTCGTCATGACGATCCTTCACGCGGGCGGAAAGTTCGGCGGCGGCGGGTACACGGTATCGGGCGGTCTGCACGGCGTCGGAATTTCCGTCGTGAATGCGCTGTCCCGCGAGGTGGATACCGAAGTGCGTCGCCAGGGACACGTCTGGCGCATGAGTTTCAACAACGGGGTGCCGACGGGCCCCCTGACGCAGGGTGAGGCCACGGACGAAACCGGCACCACCCAGACCTTCTGGCCGAGCCCGGAGACCTTCGAGACCGTGGTCTTCGACTACGAGACGCTGCGCGCGCGCTTCCAGCAGATGGCGTTCCTCAATAAGGGCCTCGCGATCACGCTCACCGATGAGCGGGAACTCGAGTCGGACGAGACCGTGAGCGTCACCTATATGTACGAGAAGGGCCTCGTGGACTACGTGGAGTATCTCAACTCCGCGAAGAAGGTCGAGGTCGTGCATCCGGATGTCATCTCCTTCGAGTTGGAGGACAAGGAACTCAAGATCTCGCTCGAGGTCGCGATGCAGTGGACCACCTCCTACCAGGAGAGCGTGCACACCTACGCGAACACGATCAACACCCACGAGGGGGGAACCCACGAAGAGGGTTTTCGCGCCGCGCTCACCACCCTGGTCAACAAGTACGCCCGTGAGAAGGGGATCATCAAGGAGAAGGACGAGAACCTCACCGGTGACGACGTGCGCGAAGGTCTCACCGCAGTCATCTCGGTGAAGCTCGCCGAACCGCAATTCGAGGGCCAGACGAAGACCAAGCTCGGAAACACCATCGCGAAGTCCTTCGTACAGCGGGTCGCCGGTGACCAGCTCGGAGACTGGTTCGACCGCAACCCCACTCAGGCCCGCGACGTGATCCGCAAGGCGATCCAGGCATCCGCTGCCCGGCTCGCGGCCCGCAAGGCGCGCGAGCAGACCCGGCGCAAGGGACTGCTCGAATCCGGCGGGATGCCCGGAAAGCTGCGGGACTGCTCGAGCAACGATCCCTCGCTCAGCGAGATCTTCATGGTGGAGGGTGACTCGGCCGGCGGTTCCGCCGTTCAGGGGCGCAATCCGGAGTTCCAGGCGATCCTGCCGTTGCGCGGCAAGATCCTCAACGTGGAGAAGGCGCGGCTCGACCGTGCCCTCGCCAACAACGAGGTGCAGGCCATGATCACCGCCTTCGGTGCCGGGGTCGGCGAGGACTTCAACCCCGAGAAGGCCCGCTATCACAAGATCGTGCTCATGGCCGATGCCGATGTGGACGGGCAGCACATCACGACCCTGCTGCTCACTCTTCTGTTCCGCTATATGCGCCCTCTCATCGACCTGGGCTACGTGTATCTGGCCCAGCCCCCGCTCTACCGCCTCAAGTGGACGAATTCTCCGCACGAGTACGTCTACAGCGACCGTGAGAAGGATGCCCTCCTCGCCGCCGGATCCGCCGCGGGAAAGCGGATGCCGAAGGACAGCGGAGTGCAGCGCTACAAGGGCCTCGGCGAGATGGACTACAAGGAACTGTGGGAGACCACCATGGACCCGGTGACCCGCACACTGCTCCAGGTGACCCTGGACGATGCGGCCGCGGCCGATGAGATCTTCTCCACCCTCATGGGTGAAGACGTGGAGTCGCGACGCAGTTTCATCCAGAAGAACGCCAAAGACGTGCGGTTCCTCGACATCTAG